The Temnothorax longispinosus isolate EJ_2023e chromosome 4, Tlon_JGU_v1, whole genome shotgun sequence genome has a window encoding:
- the Rhogap19d gene encoding rho GTPase-activating protein 21 isoform X1, which translates to MADDRNNHRGFVRQPHGAGHSSPPPPAPSSGPGPGDPASPRSVQKENSPPRGPRTLLLRRSENGYGFTLRHFIVYPPESCCMLPGHERTKVDEPMDTIFVKQVRANSPAAEAGLRTGDRVVSVDGTPTRGEQYASVVQRIQQAGPWLRLLVVSKEDDILQRYFGDTAHNPETNQRPRLRSPERLSQKQRKSMSSMIPGGSPRTRQSWVCSLPSSESPNHQEEAMCRMSPSTMSQFPIMESQIANALQQQKQQQRRGISEASALYDLSEDSRVPGRKLQLLREDNVQPSGRLSLDSKYDLYDRTRPESVYSRPSNEQLYDRINDPIYERVRVSEHHPQHYYQPSLLRYPVSQAEPQVPIYRPIKRMVARRASEGSGNIDSEMASYGSIDALRSSESSRLSMESRRDSSPAASKDSMSPYDSNSTLTGNECSDDSVIMNRLRKSFEQKAEFLRRPSYPVGWSVEPSLLPNIDQSAVIQREFYARPQKLQRQIWPPGQNEQQQRQQSPTRRSQERNIVTKTVTSLNKPSNQSVQRIKDVDSNSEYSKPRNDQQLGDNQSVAGDHCYSPSLLYDNELAKEQQYRGAGKGSFVSILSRIHENISTNQQQTSQETRNGSSSLPSSPGPDKKAGNDRFPVPPQGLQIVSRRAKQFESGRLLSDEDEPAGDRTNLYKSELSRLSNKRSVPNVAVRKREFESKAENQDSRRLPARETKSLDTGAALTGNRIIPIGSKHIHCEPPADYKESKDVPTMETESVRLRARSNSAESWEATNGPAARSNARHTWQTAEEEGSTEDNNKAYRNQDNYLQSAKLQIAPVNGSSPNASTNNAAVLRRQKNAQISDEDRATRRVSYLKATWGERMHVDSDLELSDSEPVHIHRNAHRRWRPPLFPSDITPLRRIFEDMTQVASLHRNSHHRNSIAVTSNSCDETAKDAEPVEREGTLHVKFTVLDGKRSTDRSWKQVWGVLRGPIIYFYKDRHSQSLQSPSLSTESETNAGQSVDVRCSVVDVAEDYTKRKHVLRVANPTAEVLLQTEDAASMALWLRSLHSHAAAERSSDAISCTSKQQAVPQTPTGPTTPNSGVPPNNVQRLSPLPSHKGIKKLTSFRNRSPTGQSPVNKTRKPSNQMVEPLPSPKSKTWKGRMAKQFRRMHGQAGGAPSSPTAQSPPEGATFKVPLEICPASSFSEYVPLIVEMCTSIVEARGLEVVGIYRVPGNTAAIGQLTDNVNRGFENINFQDPKWSDVNVISSLLKSFFRQLPDSLLTADLYPMFIDADKIEDPQRRMTTIRKLLRDLPEHHFETLKYLMQHLKKIVEHSEINKMEAKNLAIVFGPTLVRASGSRDNMVTMVTDMSHQCRIVESLLNNVDWFFSEDDLDDLSRLSVNLSLPTDSCEVEPASNHSLLLNNIQKIEGMRDMASAKDIVSSIISAANKKIQRRRKNQDEIDNSEHDNDKVKLKQESENLQTIRRQSMALNERQCSVSEIVQMHESKSQPNHSTDRSLSVDSNNSGSSHGTCSSSRTKYAFQSAPPSVDSTRLSIDTGLSSAETGSTVSSNASNQTKQSNDEIAILTYAGLSATTQERVRRFEEETKAMLQRDQHRQRLEAEKREEERRRIEIEWQLAKREMENDDLLDSIVDTTVSPSLLSERLSSLNERLADKSLIDLSERHGRSRSTTRPPLSIAVQQQPMMHQKAQATNQLTSILGEKMNNGVIKKFKTDKDPSMESICLPPVRYGSLDSLHEVHNLSQSSPSPSQQQRGVPGDGSDDAGSCFLQWTQKILTINKKLSRHTASAGFWWYISSHLYGTASPGGTAAKTPTQSPMSMPVPVTAVPMPMPVPVSVPAAAAAGATTAAAAAAASSLATAVASAATTASSANNEPATAKTLNRFLRGSDLLTTLTTTFDRKWRSLINQSSNQAQPPPESASCNKNDITEQQEQKQKPSASPRTKYPSTEAYRDPSLHKSLDKSHLARPKDDAPEKDTDSTVADNIPHPSESITPNNDRGANDKQRLETKPMTNNATENEGQKDVDEGDDCLRAGNPKRYELSSEKELQESKSENNDVSAKVEDNSRSHHYYETGDSSYSNKLKKFESLTNSQARSRLKRSESLNKRTCENTTSRLKRSESLNKHSTERLSPLKRSESLNKHSGDRSESPGSKLKRSESLTKTEKTECNISKRRQSVRKESATKLKRKNGMSERSIKRRHTVGSTKDFDKVHWLDNKLQSEAERVIRSDYRPKKSQLRTSSPDLSTNRVGMADTSFLIEVSFRGPSNVVFNVTNAARPQSLPDASLASKVFKVPLESHV; encoded by the exons ATGGCTGACGACCGAAATAACCACCGGGGCTTCGTCAGGCAGCCACACGGG gCAGGACACTCGTCTCCCCCGCCACCAGCGCCGAGTTCGGGCCCTGGTCCAGGAGATCCGGCGTCTCCCAGATCCGTTCAGAAGGAGAACTCGCCTCCTCGTGGTCCTCGAACCCTCCTGCTCCGGCGCAGCGAGAATGGCTACGGATTCACGCTGCGACATTTCATCGTCTATCCGCCCGAGTCCTGTTGC ATGCTGCCGGGACACGAGCGGACCAAGGTCGACGAGCCCATGGACACGATCTTCGTGAAACAGGTGCGGGCGAATTCGCCGGCGGCTGAGGCAGGTTTGCGCACTGGTGACCGCGTCGTCTCCGTCGACGGGACGCCTACCCGGGGTGAGCAGTACGCCAGCGTAGTGCAACGCATTCAACAAGCGGGACCGTGGCTACGCCTCCTCGTAGTCTCCAAGGAGGACGACATTCTGCAACGG TACTTTGGCGATACGGCGCATAATCCTGAAACGAATCAACGACCGCGATTGCGTTCCCCGGAGAGACTATCGCAGAAACAACGCAAGTCGATGAGCAGCATGATCCCGGGCGGATCGCCGAGAACGCGACAATCTTGGGTTTGTTCTCTACCGTCGTCCGAGAGTCCAAATCATCAAGAGGAAGCGATGTGCAGGATGTCGCCGTCAACGATGTCTCAATTTCCGATCATGGAATCTCAAATCGCGAACGCATTGCAGCAACAGAAACAGCAGCAACGAAGAGGCATCTCGGAAGCAAGCGCATTATACGATCTTTCGGAGGACTCTCGAGTTCCGGGGAGGAAATTGCAGTTGCTGCGTGAGGATAATGTGCAACCGAGCGGCCGATTGTCCCTGGATTCGAAATACGATCTGTATGATAGGACGCGGCCCGAGTCGGTGTACTCACGGCCAAGCAACGAACAGCTCTACGACAGAATCAACGATCCGATTTACGAGCGTGTGCGCGTCAGCGAGCACCATCCACAGCATTATTACCAGCCGTCTTTGTTACGTTATCCGGTCTCGCAAGCAGAGCCGCAGGTGCCGATCTACCGGCCGATCAAGCGAATGGTGGCTCGACGAGCCAGTGAGGGCAGCGGCAACATTGATTCTGAGATGGCGAGTTACGGCAGCATCGACGCGCTGAGATCGAGCGAGTCCAGCAGATTGAGCATGGAATCGAGACGAGACTCGTCGCCCGCCGCTAGCAAGGACAGCATGTCTCCCTACGATTCAAATTCGACTCTAACCGGCAACGAGTGCTCCGACGATTCCGTCATTATGAACAGACTCCGTAAGAGCTTCGAGCAGAAGGCGGAATTTCTGCGGCGGCCGAGTTATCCCGTCGGTTGGTCTGTCGAGCCGTCGCTGCTACCGAACATCGATCAATCCGCGGTGATTCAGAGGGAATTCTACGCAAGGCCGCAAAAGCTGCAGAGACAAATCTGGCCGCCGGGTCAGAATGAACAACAGCAGAGACAGCAATCTCCTACGAGAAGGTCTCAAGAGAGGAATATCGTTACCAAGACCGTCACGAGTTTGAATAAGCCGTCAAATCAGAGCGTGCAGAGGATAAAGGACGTGGACTCTAACTCTGAGTATTCGAAGCCGCGCAACGATCAACAACTTGGAGACAATCAGTCTGTAGCTGGAGATCATTGTTACTCGCCATCGCTTCTCTATGACAACGAGCTCGCGAAGGAACAGCAATACCGAGGCGCTGGCAAAGGTAGTTTCGTCAGCATCCTGTCGAGAATACACGAGAACATTAGTACAAATCAGCAACAGACGTCACAAGAGACGCGAAACGGTTCCTCGTCGCTACCATCTTCCCCGGGACCGGACAAGAAAGCCGGCAACGACAGATTTCCGGTACCGCCGCAGGGCTTGCAGATCGTCTCGAGACGCGCTAAACAGTTCGAGTCCGGTCGTTTGCTGAGCGACGAGGATGAGCCCGCTGGTGATCGAACGAATCTTTACAAGAGCGAATTGTCCAGATTGTCAAACAAGAGAAGTGTACCGAATGTAGCTGTGCGAAAACGAGAGTTCGAGTCGAAAGCCGAGAACCAGGACTCGAGAAGATTACCGGCCAGAGAAACGAAATCTCTTGACACTG GTGCAGCATTGACAGGCAACAGAATAATTCCTATAGGCAGCAAGCATATCCATTGCGAGCCACCAGCCGATTATAAAGAGAGTAAAG ATGTGCCTACTATGGAGACAGAATCAGTGCGTTTGAGAGCACGCAGCAACAGCGCGGAGTCCTGGGAGGCTACGAACGGTCCAGCGGCACGGAGCAACGCCAGGCATACGTGGCAGACCGCCGAGGAGGAAGGTAGCACCGAGGACAACAATAAAGCCTACCGCAATCAGGACAATTATTTACAGTCGGCCAAACTGCAAATCG CACCAGTCAATGGTTCTTCACCCAACGCTTCGACCAATAACGCTGCGGTACTTAGGCGACAGAAGAATGCACAGATCA GTGACGAGGATCGTGCTACCAGACGGGTTTCGTATCTGAAGGCAACCTGGGGCGAACGAATGCACGTTGATAGCGATCTGGAGCTCAGCGATTCCGAACCCGTTCACATTCACAGAAA TGCGCATAGACGATGGCGGCCGCCGTTATTTCCGAGCGACATAACGCCTTTGCGACGCATCTTCGAAGATATGACGCAGGTTGCATCCTTACATCGAAACTCTCATCATCG TAACAGCATTGCTGTAACGTCAAACAGCTGCGACGAAACTGCGAAGGATGCTGAACCAGTAGAACGGGAGGGAACACTCCATGTCAAATTCACAGTGCTCGATGGCAAG CGATCTACCGATCGTTCCTGGAAGCAAGTTTGGGGTGTTCTTCGTGGtcctataatttatttttacaaggaTCGTCATAGTCAG TCGTTACAAAGTCCTTCGTTGAGCACCGAGAGCGAAACAAATGCAGGACAAAGTGTCGATGTCAGGTGCTCCGTGGTCGACGTTGCCGAAGATTACACGAAACGGAAACACGTGTTGAGAGTGGCAAATCCTACGGCAGAGGTGCTTTTACAAACCGAGGATGCGGCATCCATGGCCCTCTGGTTAAGGTCACTTCATTCTCACGCCGCTGCAGAAAGATCATCG GACGCTATATCTTGTACGTCGAAGCAGCAAGCCGTTCCGCAAACTCCGACAGGTCCCACAACTCCGAATAGCGGCGTTCCTCCGAACAACGTCCAAAGATTGAGTCCTCTGCCGAGTCATAAAGGCATCAAGAAACTAACATCGTTTAGGAATCGATCGCCAACAGGTCAATCGCCAGTGAACAAGACGCGCAAGCCGAGTAATCAGATGGTGGAACCTTTACCGTCGCCCAAGTCGAAGACTTGGAAAGGACGAATGGCGAAACAGTTCAGAAGGATGCACGGTCAAGCCGGCGGCGCGCCATCCTCCCCCACGGCGCAATCACCGCCAGAAGGGGCCACTTTCAAGGTGCCCCTCGAGATCTGTCCAGCGTCTTCGTTTTCCGAGTACGTGCCACTGATCGTCGAAATGTGCACGAGTATCGTCGAGGCAAGAGGTCTTGAGGTTGTCGGAATCTATAGAGTGCCAGGAAACACCGCTGCGATCGGTCAGCTCACAGACAATGTCAACAGAGGATTCGAGAACATCAACTTCCAG GATCCGAAATGGAGCGATGTTAATGTAATATCGTCGTTGCTGAAATCGTTCTTCCGTCAACTTCCCGATTCTTTGCTCACGGCGGATCTATATCCCATGTTCATCGACGCCGATAAGATAGAAGATCCGCAGAGGAGAATGACCACGATACGAAAATTATTACGAGATCTTCCGGAACATCACTTTGAGacactgaaatatttaatgcagCATCTAAAGAAGATAGTGGAGCACAGTGAGATCAACAAAATGGAGGCAAAGAATTTAGCCATCGTTTTCGGGCCAACACTGGTGCGGGCGAGTGGTTCAAGAGATAATATGGTCACCATGGTCACCGATATGTCGCATCAATGTAGGATAGTCGAGAGTCTGCTGAACAAT GTCGATTGGTTCTTCTCAGAGGACGATCTAGACGACTTGAGCAGATTAAGCGTAAATTTAAGCCTTCCGACCGACAGTTGCGAAGTTGAACCAGCATCCAATCATAGTcttcttttaaacaatattcaGAAAATCGAag GCATGCGCGACATGGCATCTGCTAAAGACATTGTATCTTCAATCATATCCGCAGctaataaaaagatacaaagaAGACGAAAAAATCAGGACGAAATCGATAACAGTGAACACGATAACGATAAG gtCAAGTTGAAACAAGAATCGGAGAATTTGCAGACGATTCGACGACAGAGTATGGCTTTAAATGAACGACAGTGTTCCGTCAGTGAGATCGTGCAGATGCATGAGAGCAAGAGTCAACCGAATCATTCTACGGATCGTTCCCTGTCGGTTGACAGTAATAACAGTGGTTCGTCACACGGAACGTGTTCGTCGAGTCGTACCAAGTACGCATTTCAATCCGCGCCACCATCTGTAGACTCCACGAGATTATCGATCGACACTGGTTTAAGTTCAGCGGAAACGGGCTCCACTGTGTCCAGCAACGCATCTAACCAGACGAAGCAAAGTAACGACGAAATAGCTATTTTAACGTACGCTGGTTTAAGTGCGACCACGCAGGAGAGAGTACGGAGATTTGAGGAAGAAACGAAAGCGATGCTGCAGAGAGACCAGCATCGACAGAGGCTCGAAGCCGAGAagagggaggaggagagacGAAGGATCGAGATAGAGTGGCAATTGGCGAAACGAGAGATGGAGAATGACGATCTGCTCGACAGTATAGTCGATACTACGGTGTCGCCGAGCCTCTTGTCGGAACGTCTGTCTAGTCTGAACGAGAGACTTGCCGATAAATCATTGATAGATTTGTCCGAAAGACACGGCAGATCGCGTTCGACCACGAGACCACCGCTATCAATAGCCGTGCAACAACAGCCCATGATGCACCAAAAAGCACAAGCTACTAATCAACTGACTAGCATACTGGGGGAGAAGATGAATAACGGAGtcattaagaaatttaaaacgGATAAAGAT CCGTCGATGGAGTCGATTTGTTTGCCACCAGTTCGATACGGAAGTCTGGATTCCTTGCACGAGGTTCACAATCTCTCGCAGTCCTCTCCGTCACCATCACAGCAGCAACGAGGCGTTCCCGGTGATGGCTCGGATGATG CAGGATCTTGTTTTCTGCAGTGGACACAGAAGATACTCACTATTAACAAAAAGCTTTCTAG GCACACAGCAAGCGCGGGCTTTTGGTGGTACATATCGTCCCACCTATACGGTACCGCAAGTCCCGGTGGCACCGCCGCGAAGACACCGACCCAGTCGCCAATGTCAATGCCAGTGCCGGTCACAGCGGTCCCAATGCCAATGCCCGTGCCCGTGTCGGtgccagcagcagcagcagcaggagcaacaacagcagccgcagcagcagcagcatcatCGCTGGCAACTGCTGTCGCGTCTGCAGCAACTACCGCATCATCGGCGAACAACGAGCCCGCCACCGCCAAGACTCTAAACCGATTCCTCCGAG GTAGCGACCTTCTAACGACCCTTACAACCACGTTTGATCGCAAGTGGAGGTCTCTCATCAATCAGTCGTCGAATCAAGCGCAGCCTCCTCCAGAATCAGCATCCTGCAACAAGAACGACATCACGGAGCAGCAGGAGCAGAAGCAGAAGCCGAGTGCGTCCCCGAGAACCAAGTATCCGTCTACGGAAGCCTATCGCGACCCGAGTCTTCACAAATCGCTCGACAAGAGTCACCTTGCTCGCCCGAAGGAT GACGCTCCCGAGAAGGACACCGATTCAACGGTAGCCGACAATATCCCGCACCCTTCGGAGTCCATCACGCCGAACAACGACCGTGGCGCGAACGACAAGCAGAGGCTGGAAACGAAGCCTATGACAAATAATGCGACGGAGAACGAGGGACAGAAAGATGTGGATGAAGGGGATGATTGTCTGCGCGCGGGAAACCCGAAACGATACGAATTATCAAGTGAGAAGGAGCTTCAGGAAAGTAAATCGGAGAATAATGATGTAAGTGCAAAGGTGGAGGACAACAGTAGGAGCCACCATTATTACGAGACCGGAGACTCCAGTTACTCCAACAAGCTGAAAAAATTTGAGAGCCTGACGAATTCTCAGGCGAGGTCCCGCCTGAAACGGTCGGAGTCTCTGAACAAGAGGACATGCGAGAACACCACCTCGCGATTGAAGAGATCGGAGAGCTTAAATAAGCATTCGACTGAGAGGCTGTCGCCGCTCAAACGATCCGAGAGCTTGAACAAACATTCCGGCGACCGATCGGAGTCGCCGGGCAGCAAGCTGAAACGCTCGGAATCATTGACGAAGACCGAGAAGACCGAGTGCAATATCAGCAAACGGCGGCAATCGGTGCGAAAGGAAAGCGCCACGAAGTTAAAGCGGAAGAACGGAATGTCGGAACGGTCAATCAAACGAAGGCACACGGTCGGCAGCACCAAGGACTTCGACAAGGTGCACTGGCTCGATAACAAACTGCAGTCGGAGGCCGAAAGGGTCATCAGGAGTGACTATAGACCGAAAAAGAGCCAGCTCAGAACCAGCTCGCCCGATCTCAGCACCAATCGAGTTGGCATGGCCGACACAAGCTTTCTGATCGAGGTAAGCTTTCGCGGGCCTAGCAACGTCGTCTTTAACGTAACCAACGCTGCTCGGCCGCAGTCATTGCCGGACGCGAGTCTCGCGTCCAAGGTTTTCAAGGTGCCCCTCGAGAGTCACGTATAA